The following are encoded together in the Miscanthus floridulus cultivar M001 unplaced genomic scaffold, ASM1932011v1 os_1248_3_4, whole genome shotgun sequence genome:
- the LOC136533836 gene encoding beta-1,6-galactosyltransferase GALT31A-like, which yields MAAAALRPHKASPARVPTRCVAALCAACFLLGVCGVNRYWAVPEHPGCPDKAGSVHSSAALSQVSQTREVIMALDKTISDIEMRLAAARAAQAMSQGLSPGDSEGDQGTARHRMSFVMGVFTTFANRKRRDSIRQTWMPQGDQLRRLEEKGVVIRFVIGRSANPNPDNEVDRAIDAEDKEYNDILRINHVEGYGGLPMKIQMFLSTALTTWDADFYVKADDNVHVNIGITGSILARHRMKPRVYIGCMKSGPVIAKNDSKYYEPDHWKFGTEGNNYFRHATRQLYAVTRDLATYISANRHILHKYSNEDVSFGSWLIGLEVDHVDERSLCCGTPPDCEWKAQAGNPCAASFDWNCTGICNPVERMTEVHRRCWEGLGAEGHAQF from the exons ATGGCTGCGGCGGCGCTGAGGCCGCACAAGgcttcgccggcgcgcgtgccCACGCGGTGCGTGGCCGCGCTCTGCGCCGCCTGCTTCCTCCTCGGCGTCTGCGGCGTCAACAG GTACTGGGCTGTTCCTGAGCATCCCGGTTGCCCAGACAAG GCAGGCTCTGTCCACTCGAGTGCCGCGTTGAGCCAAGTGTCACAGACTCGCGAAGTCATCAT GGCGTTGGATAAGACGATATCCGACATTGAGATGCGCCTGGCGGCGGCTAGAGCCGCCCAGGCGATGAGCCAGGGCTTGTCACCGGGTGACTCGGAGGGCGACCAGGGAACTGCGCGGCATAGGATGTCTTTTGTCATGGGCGTTTTCACCACTTTTGCTAACCGGAAGCGGAGAGATTCAATAAGGCAGACATGGATGCCACAAG GTGACCAGTTGCGAAGACTGGAAGAGAAGGGCGTTGTTATCCGTTTTGTTATTGGACGCAG TGCAAATCCAAACCCGGACAATGAGGTCGACCGTGCAATTGATGCAGAAGATAAAGAATACAATGATATCTTGAGAATT AATCATGTGGAAGGCTATGGAGGGCTCCCTATGAAGATCCAGATGTTTCTTTCCACTGCTCTTACCACGTGGGATGCTGATTTCTATGTAAAAGCTGACGATAATGTTCATGTCAACATTG GTATCACCGGATCGATTTTGGCGCGACACAGGATGAAACCTCGGGTATACATTGGCTGCATGAAATCTGGACCCGTTATTGCTAAAAA TGACTCCAAGTATTATGAGCCAGACCATTGGAAGTTTGGAACCGAGGGTAACAACTACTTTAGGCATGCAACACGGCAGCTGTATGCTGTCACCAGGGATTTGGCAACTTACATATCAGCAAACCG GCATATCCTGCACAAGTATTCAAACGAAGATGTATCATTTGGCTCTTGGTTGATTGGGTTGGAAGTCGATCATGTTGATGAGAGAAGCCTTTGCTGTGGTACTCCCCCAG ACTGCGAATGGAAAGCGCAGGCCGGGAACCCATGTGCGGCGTCCTTCGACTGGAACTGCACTGGCATCTGCAATCCGGTGGAGAGGATGACAGAGGTGCACCGACGATGTTGGGAAGGCCTTGGAGCCGAAGGGCACGCACAGTTTTGA